The following are encoded together in the Streptomyces flavofungini genome:
- a CDS encoding ferritin-like domain-containing protein, translated as MKALQAALRAEHAAVYGYGVVGGRIGDERRAEARTAYDAHRARRDELRRAVRGLGDEPEPSAAAYALPFPVPDSAAAARLAAELEERVAAVYSDLVRAAEGARRGTAAESLREAAVRAARWRGGSVAFPGLAERSRASGDGAGSASPGA; from the coding sequence CTGAAGGCCCTGCAGGCGGCGCTGCGGGCCGAGCACGCGGCCGTCTACGGCTACGGCGTCGTCGGCGGCCGCATCGGCGACGAGCGGCGGGCCGAGGCGCGCACGGCGTACGACGCGCATCGTGCCCGCCGGGACGAGCTCCGGCGCGCGGTACGTGGCCTGGGCGACGAGCCCGAGCCTTCCGCGGCGGCGTACGCCCTGCCGTTCCCGGTGCCCGACTCGGCGGCGGCCGCACGCCTCGCGGCCGAGCTCGAGGAGCGGGTCGCCGCCGTCTACTCCGATCTGGTCCGGGCCGCCGAGGGCGCCCGCCGCGGCACCGCGGCCGAGTCCCTGCGGGAGGCGGCGGTGCGGGCGGCGCGCTGGCGGGGCGGGAGCGTAGCCTTCCCTGGGCTCGCGGAGCGGTCCCGGGCGTCGGGAGACGGTGCGGGGTCCGCGTCACCGGGAGCGTGA
- a CDS encoding aminoglycoside phosphotransferase family protein has protein sequence MAFEPPPRLVRALGEATRDAATDDWLHRLPELAEEAVARHGLTVERVQVPGGRSSLVVLVRTREGTPAVLKLVPPRSRPDSERAALAHWGGTGAARLLDAADGALLVERLQRDVSVRSLPEAKSMLEAAGTLRRLWVAPPGGHRFETVAERTGRQAEAMAACPDPDVRVLVGAALAAREELLGSVPSEGGELLLHGTFRQSKVLAAERVPWLAVGPDPVVGEAAFDLARLVRDRVEDLIASPSGAAVTRRRVKRLAESLDVDPERLRGWTLFRAVESGVRALRVGREQDAELLLEFAGWV, from the coding sequence ATGGCTTTCGAACCGCCGCCGCGCCTCGTCCGTGCGCTCGGCGAGGCGACGCGCGACGCCGCCACCGACGACTGGCTGCACCGGCTGCCCGAACTCGCCGAGGAGGCCGTCGCGCGGCACGGGCTGACCGTGGAGCGGGTGCAGGTGCCCGGTGGCCGCAGCAGCCTCGTCGTCCTCGTCCGGACCCGTGAGGGCACGCCCGCCGTGCTCAAGCTGGTGCCGCCCCGGTCGCGGCCCGACAGCGAGCGGGCGGCGCTCGCGCACTGGGGCGGGACGGGGGCCGCGCGGCTCCTGGACGCCGCCGACGGGGCGCTGCTCGTCGAGCGGTTGCAGCGGGACGTGTCCGTGCGGTCGCTGCCCGAGGCCAAGTCCATGCTGGAGGCGGCCGGGACGTTGCGGCGGCTGTGGGTGGCGCCGCCCGGCGGGCACCGGTTCGAGACCGTCGCCGAGCGGACGGGGCGGCAGGCCGAGGCGATGGCCGCGTGCCCCGATCCGGACGTCCGGGTGCTCGTGGGCGCCGCTCTCGCCGCGCGCGAGGAACTGCTCGGCTCCGTGCCCTCGGAAGGGGGCGAGTTGCTGCTGCACGGGACCTTCCGGCAGAGCAAGGTGCTCGCGGCCGAGCGGGTGCCGTGGCTGGCCGTGGGGCCCGATCCGGTCGTCGGCGAGGCCGCGTTCGACCTGGCCCGGCTGGTGCGGGACCGGGTGGAGGACCTGATCGCCTCGCCGTCGGGGGCGGCGGTGACGCGGCGGCGCGTGAAGCGGTTGGCCGAGTCGCTGGACGTGGATCCCGAGCGGCTGCGGGGGTGGACGCTGTTCCGGGCCGTCGAGTCCGGGGTCCGGGCCCTGCGCGTGGGGCGGGAGCAGGACGCGGAGCTGCTGCTGGAGTTCGCGGGCTGGGTGTAG
- a CDS encoding proline--tRNA ligase — MAQVQRMSRLMVKTLRDDPADAETLNHKLLVRAGYVRRTAAGIWTWLPLGKKVYENVARVVREEMDAIGGQEVLLPALLPKEPYEASGRYEEYGDLLFRLKDRKGSDYLLGPTHEEIFTQVVKDQCSSYKDLPVILYQIQTKYRDEARPRAGVLRGREFQMKDSYSFDTSDEGLAEAYALHRAAYQRIFERLGLDYRIVSAVSGAMGGSASEEFLAPAPAGEDTFVDCPECDYAANTEAVTFPLKPVSVDGHPAVEELDTPDTPTIETLAEHLGVPASATLKNLLVKVDGEIVAVGVPGDREVDLGKLGEHLAPAEVELVTAEDFVGRDDLVRGYVGPQGLEKVRYIADPRVAPGTSWITGANKADTHARNVVCGRDFEVDDYLDVVVVEAGDPCPACGAGLKLDRAIEIGHIFQLGRKYADAFQLDVLGQNGKPVRVTMGSYGIGVSRAVAALVEQTADEQGLCWSKEIAPADVHIVAAGKAVQTELALDVAEQLNAAGVRVLVDDRAGVSPGVKFTDAELIGVPTILVAGRRSADGVVELKDRRTGEREELSVADAIARLTA; from the coding sequence ATGGCCCAGGTCCAGCGCATGTCCCGTTTGATGGTCAAGACACTGCGCGACGACCCGGCGGACGCGGAGACCCTCAACCACAAGCTGCTGGTCCGCGCCGGCTACGTCCGCCGGACCGCCGCGGGCATCTGGACCTGGCTGCCGCTCGGCAAGAAGGTCTACGAGAACGTCGCCCGCGTCGTCCGCGAGGAGATGGACGCCATCGGCGGCCAGGAGGTCCTGCTCCCCGCCCTGCTGCCCAAGGAGCCCTACGAGGCCAGCGGGCGCTACGAGGAGTACGGCGACCTGCTGTTCCGGCTCAAGGACCGCAAGGGCTCCGACTACCTCCTCGGCCCCACCCACGAGGAGATCTTCACCCAGGTCGTCAAGGACCAGTGCTCGTCCTACAAGGACCTGCCGGTGATCCTCTACCAGATCCAGACGAAGTACCGCGACGAGGCCCGTCCGCGCGCGGGCGTGCTGCGCGGCCGCGAGTTCCAGATGAAGGACTCGTACTCCTTCGACACCTCCGACGAGGGCCTCGCCGAGGCGTACGCCCTGCACCGCGCCGCCTACCAGCGCATCTTCGAGCGCCTCGGCCTGGACTACCGCATCGTGTCCGCCGTGTCCGGCGCCATGGGCGGCTCGGCGTCCGAGGAGTTCCTGGCGCCCGCGCCCGCCGGTGAGGACACGTTCGTGGACTGCCCCGAGTGCGACTACGCCGCCAACACGGAGGCCGTGACCTTCCCCCTGAAGCCGGTGTCCGTCGACGGCCACCCGGCCGTGGAGGAGCTGGACACCCCCGACACCCCCACCATCGAGACCCTCGCCGAGCACCTGGGCGTCCCGGCCTCCGCCACCCTCAAGAACCTCCTCGTCAAGGTCGACGGTGAGATCGTCGCCGTCGGCGTGCCCGGTGACCGCGAGGTCGACCTCGGCAAGCTCGGCGAGCACCTCGCGCCCGCCGAGGTCGAGCTGGTCACCGCCGAGGACTTCGTGGGCCGCGACGACCTCGTCCGTGGCTACGTCGGCCCCCAGGGCCTGGAGAAGGTCCGCTACATCGCCGACCCGCGCGTCGCGCCCGGCACCTCCTGGATCACCGGCGCCAACAAGGCCGACACCCACGCCCGCAACGTCGTCTGCGGCCGCGACTTCGAGGTCGACGACTACCTCGACGTCGTCGTGGTCGAGGCCGGGGACCCCTGCCCCGCCTGCGGCGCCGGTCTGAAGCTCGACCGGGCGATCGAGATCGGCCACATCTTCCAGCTCGGCCGCAAGTACGCCGACGCCTTCCAGCTCGACGTCCTCGGCCAGAACGGCAAGCCCGTCCGCGTCACCATGGGCTCCTACGGCATCGGCGTCTCCCGCGCCGTCGCGGCCCTCGTCGAGCAGACCGCCGACGAGCAGGGCCTGTGCTGGTCCAAGGAGATCGCCCCGGCCGACGTCCACATCGTCGCCGCCGGCAAGGCCGTCCAGACCGAGCTGGCCCTCGACGTCGCCGAGCAGCTGAACGCCGCGGGCGTGCGTGTCCTCGTCGACGACCGCGCCGGCGTCTCGCCCGGCGTCAAGTTCACCGACGCCGAGCTCATCGGCGTCCCCACGATCCTGGTCGCGGGGCGCAGGTCCGCCGACGGCGTGGTGGAGCTCAAGGACCGCCGGACCGGGGAGCGGGAGGAGCTGTCGGTCGCCGACGCGATCGCTCGCCTCACGGCGTAA
- a CDS encoding GNAT family N-acetyltransferase has translation MTDDVVIGPVDLAARVDDALRVQAVAFGLSDDEITVRRQIVLRHLTYPGARALGATTRDGRLVGFVYGMPNDRAHWWSTVVEPYLRGWGLEGWLDDSFVITELHVRPGYQNRGLGRALITSITDTAAEPRSILSAIDTESPARALYRSLGYTDLATNVLFPSAPKPYVVMGAPLPLRRPVA, from the coding sequence ATGACTGACGACGTCGTGATCGGGCCCGTCGACCTGGCCGCGCGCGTGGACGACGCGCTGCGCGTCCAAGCCGTCGCCTTCGGACTCAGCGACGACGAGATCACGGTGCGCCGCCAGATCGTCCTGCGGCACCTGACCTACCCCGGCGCGCGGGCGCTCGGCGCGACCACCCGCGACGGACGCCTCGTCGGCTTCGTCTACGGCATGCCCAACGACCGCGCGCACTGGTGGTCCACCGTCGTCGAGCCCTATCTGCGCGGCTGGGGCCTCGAGGGCTGGCTCGACGACTCCTTCGTGATCACCGAGCTGCACGTACGCCCCGGCTACCAGAACCGAGGCCTCGGCCGCGCCCTCATCACCAGCATCACCGACACCGCCGCCGAACCCCGCTCCATCCTCTCCGCCATCGACACCGAGAGCCCCGCCCGCGCCCTGTACCGCTCCCTCGGCTACACCGACCTGGCCACCAACGTCCTGTTCCCGAGCGCGCCCAAGCCCTACGTGGTCATGGGCGCCCCGCTGCCCCTGCGGCGCCCCGTCGCCTGA
- a CDS encoding GNAT family N-acetyltransferase — protein sequence MLTQTTTRVLDPSDLDAALAVLDREPVANAFVTARVRVAGLDPWRLGGEMWGWYEDGMLESLCYAGANLVPICATPRAVRGFADRARRAGRRCSSIVGPAEPTALLWRLLEPSWGPAREVRSQQPLMITDRMPDDIAPDPYVRRVRKDEMETIMPACVAMFTEEVGISPLAGDGGLLYQARVAELVGSGRSFARIDAEGRVVFKAEIGAATDRACQVQGVWVAPEYRGQGLAAPGMAAVLKYALADVAPVVSLYVNDFNTAARATYRRVGFREVGAFMSVLF from the coding sequence GTGTTGACCCAGACCACCACCAGGGTCCTCGATCCGAGCGACCTGGACGCCGCGCTCGCCGTGCTCGACCGCGAGCCGGTCGCGAACGCCTTCGTCACGGCCCGGGTGCGCGTCGCGGGCCTCGACCCGTGGCGCCTCGGCGGCGAGATGTGGGGCTGGTACGAGGACGGCATGCTGGAGTCCCTGTGCTACGCGGGCGCCAACCTCGTCCCGATCTGCGCGACCCCGCGCGCCGTCCGCGGCTTCGCCGACCGCGCCCGCAGGGCCGGACGCCGCTGCTCCTCCATCGTCGGCCCCGCCGAGCCCACGGCCCTCCTGTGGCGCCTGCTCGAACCGTCCTGGGGCCCCGCCCGGGAGGTCCGCTCCCAGCAGCCCCTGATGATCACCGACCGGATGCCCGACGACATCGCACCCGATCCTTACGTCCGCCGCGTCCGCAAGGACGAGATGGAGACGATCATGCCGGCGTGCGTGGCGATGTTCACCGAGGAGGTCGGGATCTCCCCGCTGGCCGGCGACGGCGGCCTGCTCTACCAGGCCCGGGTCGCCGAACTCGTCGGCTCGGGACGCTCCTTCGCCCGCATCGACGCCGAAGGACGCGTGGTCTTCAAGGCCGAGATCGGCGCCGCGACGGACCGCGCCTGCCAGGTGCAGGGCGTCTGGGTCGCCCCCGAGTACCGGGGGCAGGGGCTCGCCGCCCCCGGCATGGCGGCCGTCCTGAAGTACGCCCTCGCGGACGTCGCGCCGGTCGTCAGCCTCTACGTCAACGACTTCAACACGGCGGCGCGTGCCACGTATCGCCGGGTCGGTTTTCGCGAGGTCGGTGCTTTCATGAGCGTCCTGTTCTGA
- a CDS encoding alpha-L-fucosidase encodes MTPATKHRTGSLPLWAAVLALLGGLLLAGSGTSAARSQPAVPDPPRQSTLRNATAGLFLHWGMFTSPKHYDCRAWEKAVTDGGWTPDYWVDEAKKLDASYIVLATFHSRLGYARPWPSKIPGTCATRRDFLGELIKAGEAKGVKTILYMTDDPKWHDEQGIETLDSAAYSAHKGRDVDLTTRPGFGEFSYDNFFEVMADYPELSGFWIDNDNEYWEQHELYEQIRAKRPDMTLSNNNEDTPAMDMVSHEQKTGMTPAYDQPSAIWTPMPRLTESCYKVPSTGAWWYDGQDRPVDTGLNVGCYVANSGTSIKSLMDLQAMVDGRFPPQQQKFTDFMKDYLPPIRESLRGVDGGGYRYGGMQPGAWNDGAYGYVTVSRARPTTQYVHVTTRPSTGDRIRLRDNGHRVTRVTDLRTGAKLPFAQSDGSLTIRSIRDWDAYDTVFKVETERGREGYYPTGSVKADDPALTDGDFSTYSDNKGTLPVSVTLDLGKRKKAAFLGINQREWSPTHNRSTFGRPEDSARIKDYTVSVSDDGRRWRQIKAGVLESARGIRFIDLGDGVRTRLLKLDVSTTWAAATAPNFHRQLKIDEIRVGHGHVHSR; translated from the coding sequence ATGACACCCGCCACGAAGCACCGCACCGGATCCCTGCCCCTGTGGGCCGCCGTCCTCGCCCTCCTCGGCGGACTCCTCCTCGCCGGGTCGGGCACCTCGGCCGCACGGTCGCAGCCGGCCGTGCCCGACCCGCCGCGCCAGTCCACGCTCAGGAACGCCACCGCCGGGCTCTTCCTGCACTGGGGCATGTTCACCAGCCCCAAGCACTACGACTGCCGGGCCTGGGAGAAGGCCGTCACCGACGGCGGCTGGACGCCCGACTACTGGGTCGACGAGGCCAAGAAGCTCGACGCGAGCTACATCGTCCTCGCCACCTTCCACTCCCGCCTCGGCTACGCCCGCCCCTGGCCCTCGAAGATCCCCGGCACCTGCGCCACCCGGCGCGACTTCCTCGGCGAGCTGATCAAGGCGGGCGAGGCCAAGGGCGTCAAGACGATCCTCTACATGACCGACGACCCCAAGTGGCACGACGAGCAGGGCATCGAGACCCTCGACTCGGCCGCGTACTCCGCCCACAAGGGCCGCGACGTCGACCTCACCACGAGGCCCGGCTTCGGCGAGTTCAGCTACGACAACTTCTTCGAGGTCATGGCCGACTACCCCGAGCTGTCCGGCTTCTGGATCGACAACGACAACGAGTACTGGGAGCAGCACGAGCTCTACGAGCAGATCCGCGCGAAGCGCCCCGACATGACGCTGAGCAACAACAACGAGGACACTCCGGCCATGGACATGGTGTCCCACGAGCAGAAGACCGGCATGACCCCGGCCTACGACCAGCCCTCGGCGATCTGGACGCCCATGCCGCGCCTGACCGAGTCCTGCTACAAGGTGCCGAGCACCGGCGCCTGGTGGTACGACGGCCAGGACCGCCCCGTCGACACCGGCCTCAACGTCGGCTGCTACGTGGCCAATTCGGGCACGTCCATCAAGTCCCTCATGGACCTCCAGGCCATGGTCGACGGCAGGTTCCCGCCCCAGCAGCAGAAGTTCACCGACTTCATGAAGGACTACCTGCCGCCCATCCGGGAGTCCCTCCGCGGCGTCGACGGCGGCGGCTACCGTTACGGCGGCATGCAGCCCGGCGCCTGGAACGACGGCGCGTACGGCTACGTCACCGTCAGCCGAGCCCGGCCCACCACGCAGTACGTCCACGTCACCACCCGCCCCAGCACCGGCGACCGGATCCGCCTGCGTGACAACGGCCACCGCGTCACACGCGTCACCGACCTGCGCACCGGCGCGAAGCTGCCCTTCGCCCAGAGCGACGGCAGCCTCACCATCCGGTCGATCAGGGACTGGGACGCCTACGACACCGTCTTCAAGGTCGAGACCGAACGCGGCCGCGAGGGCTACTACCCGACCGGCTCCGTCAAGGCTGACGACCCCGCCCTGACCGACGGCGACTTCAGTACGTACTCGGACAACAAGGGCACGCTGCCCGTCTCCGTCACCCTCGACCTCGGCAAGCGCAAGAAGGCCGCGTTCCTCGGCATCAACCAGCGCGAGTGGTCACCCACCCACAACCGCTCGACCTTCGGCAGGCCGGAGGACTCCGCCCGCATCAAGGACTACACCGTGTCCGTCAGCGACGACGGCAGACGGTGGCGACAGATCAAGGCGGGCGTCCTGGAGAGCGCCCGGGGCATCCGCTTCATCGACCTCGGCGACGGCGTCAGGACCCGCCTGCTCAAGCTCGACGTCAGCACCACCTGGGCCGCCGCCACCGCCCCCAACTTCCACCGCCAGCTCAAGATCGACGAGATCCGGGTCGGCCACGGCCACGTGCACAGCCGCTGA
- a CDS encoding glycoside hydrolase family 28 protein has product MRARPTGPTRRTALTAGALAAATPLLPAHAAHAVRDTTADPWSRVPAILARIKPPRFPRRRFDIRDFGAVGDGLTKNTAAFRRAVTACHEAGGGHVVVPEGGRFLTGAIRLRSRVNLRVDGTVLFSTDPADYLPMVYTRWEGTECWNYSSFVYAHGQHDIAVTGHGTLDGQGMDGPWKSWRDPGGGQPADQAELRRMGEEGVPVEQRIFGPGHQLRPNMVQFYRCRNVLIQDVTVLEPAMWTLHPVLCTNVLIKDVDVIGRINNSDGVDPECCTDVLITGCRFHTEDDSIAVKSGRDEDGHRVGVPSRNIVVRDCVFSGRWGGIAVGSEMSGGAYDIFAENCRINPVDFPGRFNPRHPVFLKTNTKRGGAIDGVYVRNFTGRRIDRDCVYLTARYAGQSGPHRAVIRNVRVENVRHDGARHALNLEGLDAHPFGPVHIAHCDFTDIELPNVIEGAPQLTLRKVFVNGTEVHHP; this is encoded by the coding sequence GTGCGTGCACGTCCCACCGGTCCCACCCGTCGTACGGCTCTGACCGCAGGCGCCCTCGCGGCGGCGACCCCCCTGCTGCCCGCGCACGCTGCGCACGCCGTGCGTGACACCACCGCCGACCCCTGGTCCCGCGTCCCCGCGATCCTCGCCCGGATCAAGCCGCCTCGCTTCCCCCGACGGCGCTTCGACATACGGGATTTCGGGGCGGTGGGGGACGGCCTCACGAAGAACACCGCCGCGTTCCGGCGCGCCGTCACCGCCTGCCACGAGGCCGGCGGCGGCCACGTCGTCGTACCCGAGGGCGGCCGCTTCCTGACCGGCGCGATCCGACTCCGCAGCCGGGTGAACCTGCGCGTCGACGGCACCGTCCTGTTCTCCACGGACCCGGCCGACTACCTCCCGATGGTGTACACGCGCTGGGAGGGCACCGAGTGCTGGAACTACTCGTCGTTCGTCTACGCCCACGGCCAGCACGACATCGCCGTCACCGGCCACGGCACCCTCGACGGGCAGGGCATGGACGGGCCCTGGAAGAGCTGGCGCGACCCCGGGGGCGGGCAGCCCGCCGACCAGGCCGAGCTGCGGCGCATGGGGGAGGAGGGGGTCCCCGTCGAGCAGCGGATCTTCGGGCCGGGACACCAACTGCGGCCGAACATGGTCCAGTTCTACCGCTGCCGCAATGTCCTCATCCAGGACGTCACCGTCCTCGAACCCGCCATGTGGACCCTGCACCCGGTCCTGTGCACCAACGTCCTCATCAAGGACGTCGACGTCATCGGCCGCATCAACAACAGCGACGGTGTCGACCCCGAGTGCTGTACGGACGTACTCATCACCGGTTGCCGGTTCCACACGGAGGACGACTCGATCGCCGTGAAGTCGGGGCGGGACGAGGACGGACACCGCGTCGGAGTGCCCAGCCGGAACATCGTCGTGCGCGACTGCGTGTTCTCGGGGCGCTGGGGCGGCATCGCCGTCGGCAGCGAGATGTCCGGCGGCGCCTACGACATCTTCGCGGAGAACTGCCGGATCAACCCCGTCGACTTCCCCGGCCGCTTCAACCCCCGCCACCCCGTCTTCCTCAAGACCAACACCAAGCGCGGTGGCGCCATCGACGGCGTGTACGTACGGAACTTCACGGGGCGTCGGATCGACCGGGACTGCGTCTACCTCACCGCCCGCTACGCCGGACAGAGCGGCCCCCACCGGGCCGTCATCCGCAACGTACGCGTCGAGAACGTGCGGCACGACGGCGCCCGGCACGCCCTCAACCTCGAAGGGCTCGACGCCCACCCCTTCGGACCCGTGCACATCGCCCACTGCGACTTCACGGACATCGAACTGCCCAACGTCATCGAAGGCGCCCCCCAGCTCACGCTCCGCAAGGTCTTCGTCAACGGAACCGAGGTCCACCACCCATGA
- a CDS encoding LacI family DNA-binding transcriptional regulator, with translation MAGRRRGRVTIGDVAREADASVTTVSRVLNDVTTVDPALAHRVRRAIADLGYRPSATAQGLARGHSGTLGVLVPDLANPHFSDLVKAFTATVRASGARVLVMDSDEAPAVERDLAEDLLRYADGLLLCAPRMPRTDLAALAGRGAPLLVANRRVPGLALHTVGVDFHQGVLAVCGHLAQLGHRRVVYLAGPEGSWANRERLRALAGAEAFGLRATVLACGSTTDDGYAVAERALAAEGTALVAYNDFVALGLLSRLAELGVRVPDDISLTGFDEIDLARFSSPPLTTVAVPRSGLGRAAALALVRLMSGDTDGDDGDVDGEAGGGTGCDQGEAASEALPVELHVRGSTSAPS, from the coding sequence ATGGCGGGGAGGCGGCGCGGGCGCGTCACCATCGGGGACGTGGCGCGGGAGGCCGACGCCTCCGTGACCACCGTCTCCCGCGTGCTCAACGACGTCACCACCGTCGACCCCGCCCTCGCCCACCGCGTCCGCCGGGCCATCGCCGACCTCGGCTACCGCCCGAGCGCCACCGCCCAAGGCCTGGCCCGCGGCCACTCCGGCACCCTCGGCGTCCTCGTACCGGACCTGGCGAACCCGCACTTCAGCGACCTGGTGAAGGCTTTCACCGCGACGGTGCGCGCCAGCGGCGCCCGCGTCCTCGTGATGGACTCCGACGAGGCCCCGGCCGTCGAACGCGACCTCGCGGAGGACCTGCTCAGGTACGCCGACGGCCTCCTCCTGTGCGCACCCCGCATGCCCCGCACGGACCTCGCCGCCCTCGCGGGCCGCGGCGCCCCGCTCCTCGTCGCCAACCGTCGCGTCCCCGGACTCGCCCTGCACACCGTCGGCGTCGACTTCCACCAGGGCGTGCTCGCCGTCTGCGGACACCTCGCCCAGCTCGGCCACCGCCGCGTCGTCTACCTCGCCGGACCCGAGGGCTCCTGGGCCAACCGGGAGCGGCTGCGCGCCCTGGCCGGGGCCGAGGCCTTCGGCCTGCGCGCGACCGTGCTGGCCTGCGGCTCCACCACGGACGACGGCTACGCGGTCGCCGAGCGGGCACTGGCGGCCGAGGGCACCGCCCTGGTCGCGTACAACGACTTCGTCGCCCTCGGCCTGCTGTCCCGCCTCGCCGAACTGGGCGTACGCGTCCCCGACGACATCTCCCTCACCGGCTTCGACGAGATCGACCTGGCCCGGTTCTCCTCGCCGCCGCTCACGACGGTAGCGGTACCCCGAAGCGGGCTCGGCCGGGCGGCCGCCCTCGCGCTCGTCCGGCTGATGAGCGGAGACACGGACGGCGACGACGGCGACGTGGACGGCGAGGCGGGCGGCGGGACCGGCTGTGACCAGGGCGAAGCCGCCTCCGAAGCCCTCCCCGTCGAGCTGCACGTTCGCGGTTCCACCAGCGCACCATCTTGA
- the ispG gene encoding flavodoxin-dependent (E)-4-hydroxy-3-methylbut-2-enyl-diphosphate synthase: protein MTAVSLGIPSVPTKLADRRVSRKIQVGTVAVGGDAPVSVQSMTTTRTSDIGATLQQIAELTASGCQIVRVACPTQDDADALATIARKSQIPVIADIHFQPKYVFAAIDAGCAAVRVNPGNIKQFDDKVKEIARAANDAGTPIRIGVNAGSLDARLLKKYGKATPEALVESALWEASLFEEHGFRDIKISVKHNDPVVMVNAYRQLAAQCDYPLHLGVTEAGPAFQGTIKSAVAFGALLSEGIGDTIRVSLSAPPAEEVKVGIQILESLNLRQRRLEIVSCPSCGRAQVDVYKLADEVTAGLDGMEVPLRVAVMGCVVNGPGEAREADLGVASGNGKGQIFVKGEVIKTVPESKIVETLIEEAMKIAEQMEKDGVTSGEPSVTIS, encoded by the coding sequence ATGACTGCCGTTTCTCTCGGAATCCCGTCCGTACCGACCAAGCTTGCCGACCGCCGGGTCAGCCGCAAGATCCAGGTCGGTACGGTGGCCGTCGGCGGGGACGCGCCGGTGTCGGTGCAGTCGATGACGACGACGCGTACGTCGGACATCGGGGCGACGTTGCAGCAGATCGCGGAGCTGACGGCGTCGGGGTGTCAGATCGTGCGGGTGGCGTGTCCGACGCAGGACGACGCGGACGCGCTGGCGACGATCGCGCGGAAGTCGCAGATTCCGGTGATCGCGGACATTCACTTCCAGCCGAAGTACGTGTTCGCGGCGATCGATGCCGGGTGTGCGGCGGTGCGGGTGAACCCGGGCAACATCAAGCAGTTCGACGACAAGGTCAAGGAGATCGCGCGGGCGGCGAACGACGCGGGGACGCCGATCCGGATCGGGGTCAACGCCGGGTCGCTGGACGCCCGTCTCCTGAAGAAGTACGGCAAGGCGACGCCGGAGGCGTTGGTGGAGTCGGCGCTGTGGGAGGCGTCGCTGTTCGAGGAGCACGGCTTCCGGGACATCAAGATCTCGGTGAAGCACAACGACCCGGTGGTCATGGTCAACGCCTACCGGCAGTTGGCCGCGCAGTGTGACTATCCGTTGCACCTGGGTGTGACGGAGGCGGGTCCCGCGTTCCAGGGCACGATCAAGTCGGCGGTCGCCTTCGGCGCGCTGCTCTCCGAGGGCATCGGCGACACGATCCGCGTCTCCCTCTCGGCCCCGCCGGCGGAGGAGGTCAAGGTCGGCATCCAGATCCTGGAGTCCTTGAACCTGCGCCAGCGCCGCCTGGAGATCGTCTCCTGCCCCTCGTGCGGGCGTGCGCAGGTGGATGTGTACAAGCTGGCGGACGAGGTGACGGCGGGTCTGGACGGCATGGAGGTGCCGCTGCGCGTCGCTGTCATGGGGTGTGTGGTGAACGGGCCGGGTGAGGCGCGTGAGGCCGATCTGGGTGTCGCGTCCGGTAACGGCAAGGGCCAGATCTTCGTCAAGGGTGAGGTCATCAAGACGGTGCCGGAGTCGAAGATCGTGGAGACCCTGATCGAAGAGGCGATGAAGATCGCCGAGCAGATGGAGAAGGACGGCGTGACGTCGGGCGAACCGTCGGTCACGATCAGCTAG